From Elusimicrobiota bacterium, one genomic window encodes:
- a CDS encoding DUF423 domain-containing protein: protein MLAVFETGVKYHLIHALALLIIAWIAAQYPYLLIRLSGWLFFAGVLIFSASLYLLATTGVKAWGAVTPIGGLLLLAGWLSLAIGIAKG from the coding sequence ATGCTGGCGGTGTTTGAGACGGGGGTTAAATACCACCTGATCCATGCTCTTGCCCTGTTGATTATAGCCTGGATTGCTGCCCAATATCCCTATCTCTTAATCCGTTTATCTGGATGGCTGTTTTTTGCGGGAGTCTTGATTTTTTCGGCAAGCCTTTATCTTCTGGCAACCACCGGCGTCAAGGCTTGGGGAGCGGTCACCCCAATCGGCGGCCTTCTGCTTTTGGCAGGCTGGCTCTCTTTGGCCATAGGAATCGCCAAGGGATGA
- a CDS encoding DNA-3-methyladenine glycosylase I, whose translation MSTHAPAKIKRCPWPANDELMLRYHDQEWGVPVYEDRKIFEYLILEAFQAGLSWKTVLYKRQNFRKAFANFDFNKVARFTAREEARLVQDAGIIRNRAKISAAIHNASRFIEVRKEFGAFSKYMWSWVKENTIVHKLRTLKDYPVSIPEAQTWAKDMKARGFKFLGPTVVYAHMQAVGMVNDHTVDCFRRNSNV comes from the coding sequence ATGAGTACGCATGCGCCGGCAAAAATCAAGCGTTGCCCCTGGCCAGCGAATGACGAGCTTATGTTGCGTTACCACGACCAGGAGTGGGGCGTGCCAGTTTATGAGGACCGGAAAATTTTCGAATATTTAATTTTGGAGGCGTTCCAGGCCGGGCTCTCTTGGAAAACAGTGCTCTACAAGCGGCAAAATTTCCGTAAGGCATTCGCTAATTTTGATTTCAACAAAGTGGCGCGCTTTACGGCGCGCGAAGAGGCGCGGCTGGTCCAAGACGCGGGCATCATCCGCAACCGGGCTAAAATCAGCGCCGCCATTCATAATGCAAGCCGCTTTATCGAAGTACGCAAGGAATTCGGCGCGTTTTCCAAATACATGTGGTCTTGGGTCAAAGAAAATACCATTGTCCACAAATTGCGCACGCTCAAAGATTATCCCGTCAGCATCCCTGAGGCCCAGACCTGGGCCAAGGATATGAAGGCGAGAGGATTCAAATTTTTAGGGCCGACGGTCGTGTATGCCCACATGCAGGCCGTGGGCATGGTCAATGACCACACCGTGGATTGTTTCCGGCGGAACTCGAACGTATGA
- a CDS encoding GIY-YIG nuclease family protein, whose translation MKKGRKREWSVYVLRCGDGTLYTGIAKDVDARIKQHGKGKGAAYTRTHLPVELVYRENSLTRSQALIREAKIKRLPRPKKKELVAYTGYAPEK comes from the coding sequence ATGAAGAAAGGCCGCAAGCGGGAGTGGTCGGTCTATGTTCTTCGTTGCGGGGACGGCACGCTTTACACGGGAATCGCCAAGGACGTGGACGCACGCATCAAACAGCACGGCAAAGGCAAAGGGGCCGCTTACACGCGCACCCATTTACCGGTGGAGCTGGTTTACAGGGAAAATAGCCTGACCCGGTCCCAGGCTTTGATTCGAGAGGCTAAGATCAAGAGGCTGCCGCGGCCCAAGAAGAAAGAGCTTGTCGCCTATACGGGCTACGCGCCAGAGAAATGA